Proteins from one Cryptomeria japonica chromosome 4, Sugi_1.0, whole genome shotgun sequence genomic window:
- the LOC131050364 gene encoding putative disease resistance protein At5g47280 — protein MQVFNCKSLSVRASALLKFLTPAILEIYISDLKLPKDKQNPLFHQFYDTLVRGAELVKKCENISIFSLPLIYRYASQILKLEKDINGFLGLVPAQILLDTRGLLAELKNNYPSEAADISRGLNDFIFKKASMLTNNPSQNTMMLQQMVLDDLFDCNDSVGDSVSYNYDNGYGKSEIFVGLEKSIGDLKELLFNKEMSVVGVQCMGGGGKTTLALALCNNSQIKDYFGNNIIFITVSESPNLKTILETMWEKIVGKQKPEFQNVEDAHIQLQQQLLKQLKPTLVILDDVWNRVGLENLLFEGPGYKTLITTRDSSIIPKDLSTQVYQLPLLGQEDALSLFCFWAFGQTSIPWTADANLVKEVQAECKGLPLALKVIASSLHGEPPVVWEIAKNKLSKGEPISDYHKEGLYKCLETSIELLDDVVRECFLDLGSFPEDTKVCADALLDIWVYVRNLEWQDAFVTLLELASRNLLNLTSNSGSGAAISHGSVSELYFSQHDVMRDLALYLGCQGDLVHRKRFLMPRKELTLPGSWAFCDTQIDAQIVSVHTGPMGENQWYEMNFREAEVLILLFTASEYYLPPFLKSMKKLKFLMVYNYGTKRATVKGLETLSSLTQLKSVRLEKVIATAVLKQSKALQNLEKLSLSLCEGFKNTSTFNNTKLHDFNMDHCSDLEELPPNICYMPSAHMWSITNCHQVQKLPYDLANLSSLRVLRLSALPGLKELPSSIGNLGWLEYLDISVCVGLKELPEEIGQLKNLSELDMRECSRLKRLPRSVLGLTSLKHVICDEKIGKQWLKAKGIAIPELRVEIVEVQFSLDWLDH, from the exons ATGCAGGTTTTCAATTGCAAGAGTCTGAGCGTTAGAGCCAGTGCTCTGCTGAAGTTTTTAACACCAGCCATTCTGGAAATTTATATATCTGATCTGAAATTGCCCAAGGATAAGCAAAATCCCCTCTTTCACCAGTTTTACGATACACTTGTAAGAGGTGCCGAACTCGTGAAAAAATGCGAAAATATTAGCATTTTCAGCCTCCCTCTCATTTATAGGTATGCTTCGCAGATTCTCAAGCTTGAGAAGGATATTAATGGCTTCCTGGGCTTAGTTCCAGCCCAGATATTGCTTGATACCAGAGGTCTTTTAGCAGAGCTAAAAAATAATTACCCATCTGAGGCTGCAGATATAAGCAGAGGACTgaatgatttcatcttcaagaaaGCTTCCATGCTAACAAACAACCCTTCCCAAAATACCATGATGCTTCAGCAAATGGTTTTGGATGATTTGTTTGACTGTAACGACAGTGTAGGAGATTCTGTAAGCTATAATTATGATAATGGTTATGGAAAATCTGAAATTTTCGTTGGTTTGGAGAAATCCATTGGGGATTTGAAGGAGCTTTTGTTCAACAAAGAAATGTCTGTCGTTGGAGTTCAGTGTATGGGAGGAGGTGGTAAAACCACACTAGCCTTGGCTCTCTGCAACAATTCTCAAATCAAAG ATTATTTTGGAAACAACATAATTTTCATCACAGTTTCAGAGTCCCCAAATCTCAAAACCATTTTAGAGACTATGTGGGAAAAGATAGTTGGAAAGCAGAAACCTGAGTTTCAGAATGTGGAAGACGCACATATACAGCTGCAGCAGCAGCTTCTAAAGCAATTGAAGCCAACTCTGGTGATTCTGGATGATGTCTGGAACAGAGTAGGCCTAGAAAATTTGCTATTTGAAGGCCCAGGGTACAAAACCCTCATCACAACTAGAGACAGTTCCATTATACCAAAAGACCTCTCTACTCAAGTGTATCAGTTGCCATTGCTGGGCCAGGAAGATGCTCTTTCGCTTTTCTGCTTCTGGGCATTCGGACAGACATCAATTCCATGGACTGCAGATGCGAATCTAGTGAAGGAG GTCCAAGCGGAATGCAAAGGTTTGCCATTAGCTCTTAAGGTGATTGCAAGCTCGTTGCATGGCGAACCTCCTGTAGTCTGGGAGATTGCAAAGAATAAGCTTTCCAAAGGGGAACCAATATCAGATTATCACAAAGAAGGGCTTTACAAATGCTTGGAGACGAGTATTGAGTTGCTAGATGATGTGGTGAGAGAATGTTTCTTAGACTTGGGGTCATTTCCAGAGGACACAAAGGTCTGTGCTGATGCACTGCTAGATATATGGGTTTATGTTCGGAATCTGGAATGGCAGGATGCCTTTGTCACCCTGTTGGAACTTGCAAGCCGAAATCTGTTGAATTTAACCAGCAATTCAGG GAGCGGAGCAGCAATTTCTCATGGAAGTGTCTCTGAGCTGTACTTTTCTCAGCACGATGTAATGAGAGATTTGGCCTTGTATTTGGGATGCCAGGGCGATTTAGTGCACAGGAAGAGGTTCCTTATGCCCAGAAAGGAGCTTACTTTGCCAGGGTCATGGGCGTTTTGTGATACACAGATTGATGCTCAAATTGTCTCTGTTCATACAG GCCCTATGGGGGAAAATCAGTGGTACGAGATGAATTTCCGCGAAGCAGAGGTTCTGATATTACTCTTTACTGCGAGCGAATATTACCTCCCTCCATTTttgaaatccatgaagaaactGAAATTTCTCATGGTATACAATTATGGCACAAAGAGGGCAACTGTGAAAGGTTTAGAAACCCTATCTTCACTCACCCAACTCAAAAGTGTCCGCTTGGAGAAGGTGATTGCAACAGCTGTACTAAAACAGAGCAAAGCACTGCAGAACTTGGAGAAGCTATCTTTAAGCTTATGTGAAGGGTTTAAAAATACATCCACATTCAACAATACCAAGCTGCATGATTTTAACATGGACCACTGCAGTGATTTAGAGGAGTTGCCCCCAAATATCTGCTATATGCCTTCTGCTCACATGTGGTCTATTACCAACTGCCATCAGGTTCAGAAGTTACCATATGACCTTGCGAATCTGAGCTCTCTAAGAGTGTTAAGGTTGTCAGCACTACCAGGCCTAAAAGAGCTGCCATCATCAATTGGAAACCTTGGGTGGTTGGAATATCTAGATATTTCAGTATGTGTGGGTCTGAAAGAACTTCCAGAGGAAATAGGCCAACTGAAGAATTTAAGTGAGTTAGATATGAGAGAGTGTTCTCGTTTGAAGAGGTTGCCTAGAAGTGTTTTGGGACTAACTTCCCTGAAACATGTTATCTGTGATGAGAAGATTGGGAAACAGTGGTTGAAGGCCAAGGGAATTGCTATCCCAGAGCTCAGAGTTGAAATTGTGGAAGTACAATTCAGTTTGGATTGGCTTGATCATTGA
- the LOC131050369 gene encoding uncharacterized protein LOC131050369 encodes MRPHDRPVTLLTKETMTSQFLSSPHSTSSSLQEIKALKAEVARLEDELKMSKVAEKSSKDDEEKRVNDLVEKNNTLSQEIKALKNEVVRLEYELKRSKVAQKISNDDEEKRLSYLVEEYNSLSQEIKMLKYEVARLEDDLKRSKVAQKSSNDDEEK; translated from the exons ATGAGACCTCATGACAGACCTGTAACACTCTTAACAAAAGAGACAATGACTTCTCAG TTCCTATCTTCTCCACATTCTACTTCAAGTTCGCTTCAAGAGATAAAGGCGCTCAAGGCTGAAGTAGCAAGATTGGAAGATGAGCTCAAAATGAGCAAAGTGGCTGAGAAAAGttcaaaagatgatgaagagaagagagtaaATGATTTGGTTGAAAAGAATAACACCTTGTCACAGGAAATAAAGGCACTCAAGAATGAAGTAGTAAGGTTGGAATACGAGCTCAAAAGGAGCAAAGTTGCTCAGAAAATTTCaaatgatgatgaagagaagagacttaGTTATTTGGTTGAAGAATATAATTCCTTGTCACAGGAGATAAAGATGCTCAAGTATGAAGTAGCAAGGTTGGAAGATGATCTCAAAAGGAGTAAAGTGGCTCAGAAAAGTTCAAACGATGATGAAGAGAAGTGA
- the LOC131050375 gene encoding uncharacterized protein LOC131050375 — protein sequence MPQNRPRAVRVVQGPYVPPPPIDPPPAVQHPDIICEAASWTISAIHSLSSLLVSQAVLVVQPTLDGSGASGAVDTSSSAPHICVPHSCVMCGHVCLGPVRQLVDPPMDNADYEVHEMHDAPDVITQTGGYPGESSHARGEEALSSYIDDVVLMTEDELRQIQEGTLSAISFGLDSLKIHILLHLVVCILLYIHAHHLYWY from the exons atgccccaaaatagacctagggcagtcagagtagtccagggcccatatgtcccacctcctcctattgatcccccacccgcagtgcagcatcctgatatcatttgtgaggcggcttcatggaccatatcagctattcactctttgagtagccttttggtttctcaggctgtgtTAGTAgttcagcctactcttgatggtagcggtgcatccggtgcCGTTGatacgtcatcctcggctccacacatatgcgtgccccatagttgtgtcatgtgtgggcacgtatgcttgggtccagttagACAACTCGTTGATCCTCCTATGGacaatgcagattatgaggtgcatgagatgcatgatgcaccagatgttattacacagactggaggataccctggagagtcctcacatgctagaggcgaggaggcactgtcatcatacattgatgatgtagtg ttgatgactgaggatgagttgagacaaattcaggagggcaccttgtcagccatttcatttggccttgatagcttgaagatacatatattattgcacctagtcgtttgtattttattgtacatacatgctcatcatttatattggtattaa